One part of the [Synechococcus] sp. NIES-970 genome encodes these proteins:
- the psbD_2 gene encoding photosystem II D2 protein: MTIAVGRASQERGWFDVLDDWLKRDRFVFVGWSGILLFPCAFMALGGWLTGTTFVTSWYTHGLASSYLEGCNFLTVAVSSPADSLGHSLLFLWGPEANWNFARWCQLGGLWSFVALHGAFGLIGFMLRQFEIARLVGIRPYNAIAFSGPIAVFVSVFLMYPLGQSSWFFAPSFGVAGIFRFILFLQGFHNWTLNPFHMMGVAGILGGALLCAIHGATVENTLFEDGDQANTFRAFEPTQAEETYSMVTANRFWSQIFGIAFSNKRWLHFFMLFVPVTGLWMSSVGIVGLALNLRAYDFVSQEIRAAEDPEFETFYTKNILLNEGMRAWMAPQDQIHEQFVFPEEVLPRGNAL; this comes from the coding sequence ATGACCATTGCAGTCGGACGCGCGTCCCAGGAACGAGGCTGGTTTGATGTCCTCGATGACTGGCTCAAGCGAGATCGATTTGTCTTCGTCGGTTGGTCCGGTATCCTCCTGTTCCCCTGTGCTTTCATGGCACTGGGCGGCTGGTTGACTGGTACTACCTTCGTCACTTCTTGGTACACCCACGGCCTTGCCTCCTCCTACCTCGAAGGTTGTAACTTCCTGACCGTTGCTGTTTCTAGCCCCGCTGACAGCCTCGGCCACTCCCTCCTTTTCCTCTGGGGCCCCGAAGCTAACTGGAACTTCGCCCGTTGGTGCCAACTCGGTGGTCTCTGGAGTTTCGTTGCCCTCCACGGTGCCTTCGGTCTGATCGGCTTCATGCTCCGTCAGTTCGAAATCGCTCGTCTGGTTGGCATTCGTCCCTACAATGCGATCGCCTTCTCTGGCCCCATCGCGGTATTTGTCAGTGTGTTTCTGATGTACCCCTTGGGTCAGTCTAGCTGGTTCTTTGCTCCTAGCTTTGGCGTTGCTGGTATCTTCCGTTTCATTCTGTTCTTACAAGGTTTCCACAACTGGACCCTGAACCCCTTCCACATGATGGGTGTTGCCGGGATTCTTGGCGGTGCACTGCTCTGTGCAATCCACGGGGCGACCGTAGAGAATACCTTGTTTGAAGATGGTGACCAAGCGAACACCTTCCGGGCATTCGAGCCGACCCAAGCAGAAGAAACCTACTCCATGGTGACCGCGAACCGTTTCTGGTCTCAGATTTTCGGGATTGCGTTCTCCAACAAACGTTGGTTGCACTTCTTCATGCTGTTTGTCCCTGTAACGGGTCTGTGGATGAGCTCTGTGGGTATCGTCGGTTTAGCATTGAACCTGCGTGCTTATGATTTCGTATCCCAGGAAATCCGTGCAGCGGAAGACCCCGAGTTTGAGACGTTCTACACGAAGAACATTCTGTTGAACGAAGGTATGCGTGCTTGGATGGCCCCCCAAGACCAAATTCACGAACAATTTGTATTCCCCGAAGAAGTTCTACCTCGCGGTAACGCTCTGTAA
- a CDS encoding putative proteins involved in stress response, TerZ like cAMP-binding protein CABP1: protein MAIELKKGNRISLKKEAPGLQKVMLGLGWDMVEAPSGGLFGLFKKTAAAIDLDAGVLCLNDQGKLTGASDFIYYANLKHKSGAIAHQGDNLTGEGEGDDEQIFVDLDLVPTTIQTLLFAVIIYQGRQRNQEFSQIKNAFVRLVDLSNNREIAHYQLSGATYQGKTGMLMAELRREENGWVMAALGEGLDPQFSENLLKKYL, encoded by the coding sequence ATGGCCATTGAACTCAAAAAAGGCAACCGTATTTCCCTGAAAAAAGAAGCACCCGGCCTCCAAAAGGTGATGCTGGGCCTTGGCTGGGATATGGTGGAGGCTCCATCAGGGGGGCTATTTGGTCTTTTTAAAAAAACAGCGGCAGCCATTGACCTCGATGCTGGTGTCCTCTGTCTCAATGACCAGGGTAAACTCACCGGCGCCAGTGATTTTATCTACTACGCCAACCTCAAACACAAATCCGGGGCGATCGCCCACCAGGGAGACAATCTCACCGGCGAGGGCGAAGGAGATGATGAACAAATTTTTGTCGATCTCGATCTTGTGCCCACCACAATTCAGACCTTGCTGTTCGCAGTGATCATTTACCAAGGCCGACAACGAAACCAAGAATTTAGCCAGATCAAAAATGCCTTCGTGCGTTTGGTCGATCTCAGCAATAATCGCGAAATTGCCCATTATCAGCTTTCTGGGGCAACCTACCAAGGCAAAACCGGGATGCTGATGGCAGAACTGCGTCGAGAGGAAAACGGTTGGGTGATGGCGGCCCTCGGGGAGGGACTCGATCCTCAATTCTCCGAAAATCTGCTCAAAAAATATCTGTAG
- a CDS encoding hypothetical protein (conserved hypothetical protein), with protein sequence MTQTLTAQDAFRAAYENRYTWDEKFPGFTATVTFTHGEQTHTGKVAIKADMSFEVTGIEAIGAQKEIEGQLWEITVHRVRRTFEESHGKNSFEFGETFADGSQEIKVTGAAMGNSYKIHNNVVTFVNRKIRDVIVNINTFDVLNTAEGYLSQGYDSVYFDAATHEPKGTKSLFRDSFEKIGGYYLLTKREITYVENEQVVDQKVFTFTDIQF encoded by the coding sequence ATGACCCAGACTTTAACTGCCCAAGATGCTTTCCGGGCTGCCTACGAAAACCGCTACACCTGGGACGAAAAATTCCCCGGCTTTACGGCGACGGTCACTTTTACCCATGGGGAACAGACCCACACCGGGAAAGTGGCGATCAAGGCGGATATGTCCTTTGAAGTGACGGGCATTGAGGCCATTGGTGCCCAGAAAGAAATCGAAGGGCAATTGTGGGAAATTACCGTTCACCGGGTGCGTCGCACTTTCGAAGAAAGCCACGGCAAAAATAGCTTTGAATTCGGCGAAACATTTGCCGATGGTTCCCAGGAAATCAAAGTCACTGGTGCAGCCATGGGCAATTCCTACAAAATTCACAACAATGTCGTCACCTTCGTCAACCGGAAAATCCGTGATGTCATCGTTAATATCAACACTTTCGATGTGCTGAACACCGCTGAGGGGTATTTATCCCAGGGCTATGATTCTGTTTATTTTGATGCGGCAACCCACGAACCCAAGGGCACGAAAAGCTTATTTCGGGACAGTTTCGAGAAAATCGGTGGTTATTATCTCCTCACAAAACGGGAGATCACCTACGTTGAAAATGAGCAAGTTGTAGATCAAAAAGTCTTCACCTTCACAGATATTCAGTTCTAG
- a CDS encoding hypothetical protein (conserved hypothetical protein) translates to MFYLSQGHLERFQRCPPDFQAVYLEQLVAPSDPSSLENQQWGTKFHQAMQQLQLGLPLEHVTTEPNLRQALTALLQAEPQLLYPPHQQTAAEYRRTLTIGNFLLTIICDWIAFGENTLQIYDWKTYRQPKHSSYLKNHWQTKLYLYVMAATTNYLPEQLTMTYWFVAPEERPQSLTFSYDQAWHQQIENELTETLQQLQKDLDQYFQQGTALRHPNQQSCPFCPLHQQPKNSAFADFLGDQSLEDFLGGIEAVQL, encoded by the coding sequence ATGTTTTACCTGTCCCAAGGCCACCTCGAACGGTTTCAGCGCTGTCCTCCTGATTTTCAAGCCGTTTATCTAGAGCAGCTTGTTGCCCCCAGTGACCCTAGCAGTCTAGAAAATCAACAATGGGGGACAAAATTTCACCAGGCGATGCAGCAACTCCAATTGGGCCTCCCCCTAGAGCATGTGACCACCGAGCCTAATCTACGCCAAGCGCTGACAGCCCTTTTGCAAGCTGAGCCCCAGCTCCTATATCCCCCCCACCAACAGACCGCCGCCGAATATCGCCGTACCCTAACTATTGGCAATTTTTTGTTGACCATTATCTGCGACTGGATTGCCTTTGGTGAAAATACGCTCCAGATCTATGACTGGAAAACCTACCGTCAACCCAAACACAGTAGCTATCTAAAAAACCATTGGCAGACAAAGCTCTATCTCTATGTCATGGCTGCAACAACAAATTATTTACCCGAGCAATTGACAATGACCTACTGGTTTGTGGCACCGGAAGAAAGGCCCCAATCCCTCACGTTCTCATATGACCAAGCTTGGCATCAGCAAATTGAAAACGAGCTCACCGAAACACTCCAACAACTCCAAAAGGATTTAGACCAATATTTTCAGCAGGGGACTGCCTTGCGCCACCCAAATCAGCAAAGTTGCCCTTTTTGTCCGCTCCACCAACAACCGAAAAATTCGGCATTTGCGGATTTTCTGGGGGATCAAAGTCTAGAAGACTTCTTGGGCGGAATCGAGGCAGTACAATTGTAA
- a CDS encoding hypothetical protein (conserved hypothetical protein) gives MFLNHAPEHILIEVLNLHDLWDPFKGEVWGRAHAGEEMQDPELYPKAELIFPSGEPLPKAWLDPRYRAHMSTSEPLPAFAVMG, from the coding sequence ATGTTTCTCAACCATGCACCAGAGCATATTTTGATCGAAGTACTGAACTTGCATGATTTATGGGACCCCTTTAAAGGGGAAGTTTGGGGCCGCGCCCATGCTGGCGAAGAGATGCAAGATCCAGAACTTTACCCAAAAGCTGAACTAATATTTCCTTCGGGAGAACCACTACCAAAGGCTTGGCTTGATCCCCGTTATCGGGCGCATATGTCGACATCAGAGCCCCTGCCTGCCTTTGCTGTGATGGGCTGA
- a CDS encoding lipoprotein, putative, protein MAKVRGILCLVAVVVSLTACGLSQGSNSQSPSTEETVNPNASGSPSTRAGTGETRETPEQNAAGNGGGAIQTAPENPQAIAQAPPPTSPPPQPTTSTSLETRCGWFSNPTPGNISLYDADREWIIGVQGGHQVAADWDWPNFAPDQWVVTNAGSYGYGCACMDVRANPSTGTIAEIRNVRAQAIAICQQDPALNRWANLFP, encoded by the coding sequence ATGGCCAAAGTTCGAGGGATTTTATGTCTCGTTGCGGTTGTCGTTAGCTTGACAGCCTGTGGTTTGAGCCAGGGTTCTAATTCTCAAAGTCCTTCCACAGAAGAGACGGTAAATCCAAACGCTTCTGGTAGTCCTTCAACGCGTGCTGGGACTGGTGAGACTCGGGAGACACCGGAGCAAAATGCTGCGGGAAATGGGGGTGGTGCAATACAAACTGCACCGGAAAATCCTCAGGCGATCGCCCAGGCACCTCCCCCGACAAGTCCTCCACCCCAACCGACAACTTCTACTTCCCTGGAAACCCGCTGCGGTTGGTTCTCAAACCCGACTCCAGGCAATATTTCCCTCTATGACGCAGACAGAGAATGGATTATCGGCGTCCAAGGAGGGCATCAGGTAGCAGCGGATTGGGACTGGCCAAACTTTGCCCCAGACCAGTGGGTGGTCACCAACGCCGGCAGCTATGGCTATGGGTGCGCTTGCATGGATGTGCGCGCTAACCCAAGCACAGGCACAATCGCCGAAATTCGGAATGTCCGCGCCCAGGCGATCGCCATTTGTCAGCAAGACCCGGCCCTCAATCGCTGGGCTAATCTTTTCCCATAA
- the pyrR gene encoding pyrimidine operon attenuation protein/uracil phosphoribosyltransferase: MTKSVIEILSAEEMRRTITRLASQIIEKAGDLQHLALLGIHTRGVPLAENIAKQIEILEGVAVPVGALDITFYRDDLDQIRVRTPSKTDIPFDVNGKNLVLIDDVIYKGRTIRAALNAVNDYGRPEVIRLAVLVDRGHRQLPIQPDFTGKKLPTAKEEKVKVYFQDLDGHDAVELIK; the protein is encoded by the coding sequence ATGACAAAGAGCGTCATCGAAATCCTATCCGCTGAGGAGATGCGTCGCACCATCACCCGGCTCGCTTCTCAAATTATTGAAAAAGCCGGTGATTTGCAACATTTGGCGCTCCTGGGGATCCATACCCGAGGCGTTCCCCTCGCCGAAAATATCGCCAAGCAAATTGAAATCCTCGAGGGGGTGGCTGTACCAGTAGGGGCCTTAGATATCACTTTTTATCGAGATGACCTAGACCAAATCCGGGTGCGCACGCCCTCAAAAACTGATATTCCTTTTGACGTCAATGGGAAAAATTTAGTACTGATCGATGATGTGATCTACAAAGGCCGCACCATCCGAGCGGCCTTGAATGCCGTTAATGACTATGGTCGCCCGGAGGTGATTCGCTTAGCGGTTTTGGTCGACCGGGGCCACCGCCAATTGCCGATCCAGCCAGACTTTACCGGGAAAAAACTCCCCACTGCCAAAGAAGAAAAAGTGAAAGTCTATTTCCAAGATCTCGATGGCCATGATGCAGTAGAGCTGATCAAATAA
- the leuS gene encoding leucyl-tRNA synthetase, producing MSYGEPRVETRYSAADIEAKWQQQWLELGLDKTPSQSDKPKFYALSMFPYPSGKLHMGHVRNYVITDVIARYKRMQGYRVLHPMGWDAFGLPAENAAIDRGIPPAQWTYQNIEQMRDQLKQLGLSIDWDREVATCSPDYYKWTQWLFLQFYKAGLAYQKEAAVNWDPIDQTVLANEQVDAEGRSWRSGAIVEKKLLRQWFLKITDYAEELLQDLQKLGGWPERVKLMQENWIGKSVGAHLEFPVVGSAEKVAVFTTRPDTVFGVTYVVLAPEHPLVAKVTTPEQQAAVDAFIAEVSKESEQERTADDKPKKGVATGGMVTNPFTGEAVPILIANYVLYEYGTGAVMGVPAHDSRDFKFAQENNLPIKTVIIPEGGDASATLTEAYTEAGIMVNSGQFDGLVSIEGKKAIAQFATENGWGREQIQYRLRDWLISRQRYWGCPIPMIYCDDCGVVPVPDSDLPVVLPEDVEFSARGGSPLAQMADWQAVDCPCCGKAARRETDTMDTFIDSSWYFLRYTDANNTEQPFALGHVNDWMAVDQYVGGIEHAILHLLYSRFFTKVVRDRQLVSVDEPFKRLLTQGMVQALTYKNPRTNKYVPADQIDPNDPKDPETGESLTGFYEKMSKSKYNGVDPALVLDKYGADTARMFILFKAPPEKDLEWDDADVEGQFRFLNRIWNLVAAYQAADITVQAAGELSKEEKNLRRAVHTAIKEIQEDLEGDYQFNTAIAELMKLNNAIKEVKCLDSPVYKEAIETLILLLAPFAPHIADELWLSLGHSESIHTVAFPQLDETALTVDEITIVIQILGKTRGTIQVPAGIGKDDLEKTATASDIAQRYIAGKEIRKVIVVPNKLVNFVVTP from the coding sequence ATGAGTTACGGAGAACCAAGAGTGGAAACGCGATACAGTGCTGCAGACATCGAAGCTAAATGGCAACAGCAATGGCTAGAGCTTGGCTTAGACAAAACCCCGAGCCAAAGTGACAAGCCAAAATTTTACGCTCTGTCGATGTTTCCCTATCCCTCCGGCAAGCTCCACATGGGTCATGTGCGCAACTATGTAATCACCGATGTCATTGCCCGCTACAAAAGAATGCAAGGCTATCGAGTGCTCCACCCCATGGGTTGGGATGCCTTTGGTTTGCCCGCAGAAAATGCGGCGATCGACCGGGGGATTCCCCCCGCGCAATGGACATACCAAAATATTGAGCAGATGCGCGATCAGCTCAAACAGTTAGGCCTCTCCATTGACTGGGACCGGGAAGTGGCCACCTGTTCTCCTGACTATTACAAATGGACTCAATGGCTCTTTTTACAGTTTTATAAAGCAGGCTTAGCCTACCAGAAGGAAGCGGCAGTAAATTGGGACCCCATTGACCAAACGGTCCTTGCCAATGAGCAGGTAGACGCGGAAGGACGATCCTGGCGATCGGGGGCGATCGTTGAAAAGAAATTACTGCGCCAATGGTTCCTGAAGATCACCGACTACGCCGAAGAGCTTTTACAAGATTTACAAAAGCTTGGGGGTTGGCCCGAACGGGTGAAGTTGATGCAGGAAAACTGGATCGGTAAATCTGTGGGGGCTCATTTAGAGTTTCCCGTTGTGGGCAGCGCTGAAAAAGTGGCTGTCTTTACCACGCGCCCGGATACGGTGTTTGGGGTGACCTATGTTGTCCTTGCACCGGAACATCCCCTCGTCGCGAAAGTGACAACCCCAGAACAACAAGCCGCCGTGGATGCTTTTATCGCTGAGGTGAGCAAGGAAAGTGAGCAGGAACGGACCGCCGACGATAAACCGAAAAAAGGCGTTGCAACTGGGGGGATGGTAACTAATCCCTTCACGGGGGAAGCAGTGCCCATTTTAATTGCCAACTATGTGCTCTATGAGTATGGGACCGGGGCAGTGATGGGCGTGCCGGCCCATGATAGCCGTGACTTTAAGTTTGCCCAGGAGAATAATCTCCCCATCAAAACAGTGATTATTCCAGAAGGGGGTGATGCCAGTGCAACACTCACGGAGGCTTATACCGAGGCAGGCATCATGGTCAACAGCGGCCAGTTTGATGGTTTGGTTTCGATCGAAGGGAAAAAGGCGATCGCCCAATTCGCGACAGAAAATGGCTGGGGCCGAGAACAAATCCAATATCGTCTGCGGGATTGGCTGATTTCCCGGCAAAGGTACTGGGGCTGCCCGATCCCAATGATCTACTGTGATGATTGTGGCGTCGTGCCTGTACCGGATAGCGATCTGCCCGTAGTGCTACCCGAAGATGTGGAATTTTCCGCCCGCGGGGGCTCCCCCTTGGCCCAGATGGCAGACTGGCAGGCGGTGGACTGTCCCTGTTGTGGCAAAGCGGCCCGCCGGGAAACCGACACCATGGATACGTTTATTGATTCGTCCTGGTATTTTCTGCGCTACACCGATGCGAATAACACAGAGCAGCCCTTTGCTTTAGGCCATGTTAATGACTGGATGGCCGTCGATCAGTATGTGGGGGGCATTGAGCATGCCATTCTCCACCTGCTCTATTCCCGCTTTTTCACAAAGGTGGTGCGCGATCGCCAACTGGTTTCTGTCGATGAACCCTTTAAGCGTTTGCTAACCCAGGGGATGGTGCAAGCCTTGACCTACAAAAATCCCCGCACGAATAAATATGTGCCCGCCGATCAAATTGATCCCAATGATCCCAAGGATCCAGAAACCGGTGAATCCCTGACGGGTTTCTACGAAAAAATGTCCAAGTCCAAATACAACGGCGTCGACCCGGCCCTGGTGTTAGACAAATACGGGGCAGATACAGCGCGGATGTTTATTCTCTTTAAAGCGCCCCCCGAGAAGGATTTAGAGTGGGATGACGCCGATGTAGAAGGGCAATTCCGCTTTTTGAACCGAATCTGGAATTTAGTCGCCGCCTATCAAGCCGCTGACATTACTGTACAAGCCGCAGGGGAACTGTCGAAGGAAGAAAAAAACCTGCGCCGGGCCGTCCACACCGCAATCAAAGAAATCCAGGAAGATCTTGAAGGAGACTATCAATTCAATACGGCGATCGCCGAACTGATGAAACTCAACAACGCGATTAAAGAGGTTAAATGCCTTGATTCCCCCGTTTATAAAGAGGCGATCGAAACGCTGATTTTATTACTAGCCCCCTTTGCCCCCCACATCGCCGATGAGCTCTGGCTCAGTCTCGGTCACAGCGAATCTATTCATACTGTCGCTTTCCCGCAACTGGACGAAACAGCGCTCACTGTCGATGAAATTACCATCGTGATCCAGATCCTTGGTAAAACTCGCGGAACCATTCAAGTTCCGGCGGGGATCGGTAAAGATGACTTGGAAAAAACCGCTACGGCCTCTGACATCGCCCAACGGTACATCGCGGGCAAAGAAATCCGTAAAGTAATCGTTGTGCCCAATAAACTGGTGAACTTCGTGGTGACGCCGTAA
- the cyp gene encoding cytochrome P450, whose protein sequence is MTPQLPLPPGRNGLPFVGETLAFIFDPEFAEKRANRYGAIFRTNILGQPTVVMSGPEANKLILSTHFDHFSWREGWPANFRELLGESLFLQDGAEHRRNRKLLMPAFHGAALQNYFVTMEAIATRHLETCADLGEYTWLPLLKEMTFEIASVLLVGGESGPETSRLSEIFTALTQGLFAFPIRLPFTTYGKALKARDQLLKHIEQAIASRRKNPRNDALGLLLQSRDEDGNALSDAEIKVQALLMLFAGHETTTSMLISAAMALAQNPKVLAQARQEQAQFSEPLDFEQLKQMPYLSQILKEVERLYPPVAGGFRGVVKPFEFGGYHIPAGWKVLYQVKPTHRSGEIYSNPDVFDPDRFSPERNEYKNAEFSLVGFGGGARVCLGLAFAQLEMKIFLALLLRSYDWELLPGQDLSLDRIPSLHPRSGLQVKLTRR, encoded by the coding sequence ATGACTCCACAATTACCTTTGCCCCCCGGTAGGAACGGTTTACCTTTTGTTGGGGAAACCCTCGCTTTTATTTTTGATCCAGAGTTTGCCGAGAAGCGTGCCAACCGGTATGGAGCTATTTTTCGAACGAATATTTTGGGTCAACCCACGGTGGTGATGTCTGGGCCGGAGGCGAATAAATTAATTTTGTCGACCCACTTTGATCATTTCTCTTGGCGGGAAGGGTGGCCCGCAAATTTTCGAGAACTGTTGGGGGAATCTCTCTTTCTTCAGGATGGGGCCGAGCATCGACGTAACCGTAAGCTCTTGATGCCGGCTTTCCACGGGGCCGCCTTACAAAACTATTTCGTCACGATGGAGGCGATCGCCACCCGCCACCTCGAAACCTGTGCGGACTTGGGAGAATATACCTGGCTCCCTTTACTGAAGGAAATGACCTTTGAAATTGCCAGTGTGCTACTGGTGGGCGGTGAATCTGGCCCAGAAACAAGCCGACTTTCTGAAATTTTTACCGCGCTGACCCAAGGATTGTTTGCTTTTCCGATTCGTTTGCCTTTTACCACCTATGGCAAAGCCCTCAAAGCACGGGATCAACTCCTCAAGCACATCGAACAGGCGATCGCCTCGCGCCGCAAAAATCCTCGTAATGATGCCCTGGGGTTACTGCTCCAGAGCCGGGATGAAGACGGAAACGCCCTATCCGATGCAGAAATCAAAGTGCAGGCCTTACTGATGCTCTTTGCCGGCCACGAAACCACCACCTCGATGCTTATTTCCGCTGCCATGGCCCTCGCCCAAAACCCAAAAGTCTTAGCCCAGGCCCGCCAAGAACAGGCACAATTTTCGGAGCCTTTGGACTTTGAACAACTTAAGCAAATGCCCTATCTCAGCCAAATTCTCAAGGAAGTAGAGCGGCTGTATCCACCAGTGGCCGGGGGCTTTCGGGGTGTGGTGAAGCCTTTTGAATTTGGTGGTTATCATATTCCCGCTGGCTGGAAGGTGCTGTACCAAGTGAAACCGACCCACCGCAGCGGTGAAATCTACAGCAATCCCGATGTCTTCGATCCAGACCGCTTTAGTCCTGAACGCAATGAATACAAAAATGCTGAATTTAGTCTCGTGGGATTTGGGGGTGGCGCCCGGGTCTGCCTCGGTTTAGCTTTTGCCCAGCTGGAGATGAAAATTTTCTTGGCGCTGCTCCTCAGAAGCTATGACTGGGAACTGTTGCCCGGCCAAGATCTTTCCCTTGACCGAATTCCTTCCCTCCATCCCCGTTCTGGTTTACAGGTGAAATTAACAAGACGATGA
- the prfC gene encoding peptide chain release factor 3, translating into MSTELLTELERAVRIRRNFAIISHPDAGKTTLTEKLLLYGGAIHEAGAVKARREQRKVTSDWMEMEQQRGISITSTVLQFLYNGYQINLLDTPGHQDFSEDTYRTLAAADNAVMLVDAAKGLETQTRKLFEVCKLRSLPIFTFINKLDRPGREPLELLDEIEQELGLQTYAVNWPIGMGDRFQGVYDRRLKEVHLFERTAHGTKAATETVYKIDDPALENILDAELYGQLQEELEILEEIGADFDLEAIHAGKQTPIFFGSAMTNFGVELFLNAFLEYALKPEPRASTLGDLEPTYPEFTGFVFKLQANMDPKHRDRVAFVRVCTGKFEKDMTVSHARTGKTVRLSRPQKLFAQGRESLEEAYAGDVIGLNNPGVFAIGDTIYCGKKLEYDGIPCFSPELFAYLKNPNPSKFKQFQKGVTELQEEGAVQIMYSTNEFKREPILAAVGQLQFEVVQHRLQSEYGVESTLELIPYSVARWVTNGWEALEKAGKIFNTMIVKDLWDRPVILFKNEWNLHQIQGDHPHLKLSAIAPIGSAAK; encoded by the coding sequence ATGTCCACTGAATTGCTCACCGAGCTAGAAAGAGCCGTCCGCATCCGCCGGAATTTTGCGATCATCTCCCACCCCGACGCGGGGAAAACCACCCTTACGGAAAAACTTCTTCTGTACGGTGGGGCTATCCATGAAGCCGGGGCGGTGAAAGCACGGCGGGAACAGCGCAAGGTCACCTCCGACTGGATGGAGATGGAACAGCAGCGGGGAATCTCGATCACCTCGACAGTGCTGCAATTTCTCTACAACGGCTATCAGATCAATCTATTGGACACCCCCGGTCACCAGGACTTTAGTGAAGATACCTATCGCACCCTGGCGGCAGCAGACAACGCGGTCATGCTAGTGGATGCGGCCAAGGGTTTAGAGACACAAACCCGCAAATTATTTGAAGTGTGTAAATTGCGATCGCTACCGATTTTCACCTTTATCAATAAACTCGATCGCCCTGGACGAGAACCCCTCGAATTGCTCGATGAAATTGAACAGGAACTGGGCCTGCAAACCTACGCCGTGAACTGGCCCATTGGTATGGGAGACCGGTTCCAAGGGGTCTATGACCGTCGCTTAAAGGAAGTGCATTTGTTTGAGCGCACCGCCCACGGCACCAAGGCAGCCACGGAAACCGTTTATAAAATAGATGACCCAGCCCTCGAAAATATCCTTGATGCCGAACTCTATGGACAGCTCCAGGAAGAACTGGAAATTCTCGAAGAAATTGGCGCAGATTTTGACCTAGAAGCTATTCATGCTGGGAAGCAAACCCCCATTTTCTTTGGGAGCGCCATGACCAACTTTGGGGTAGAGCTTTTCCTGAATGCGTTCCTAGAATATGCCCTCAAACCAGAACCCCGCGCTTCCACCCTAGGGGATCTAGAGCCCACTTACCCAGAATTTACGGGCTTTGTGTTTAAGCTCCAGGCAAATATGGACCCGAAGCACCGCGATCGCGTTGCCTTTGTGCGGGTCTGTACCGGGAAGTTTGAAAAGGACATGACCGTCAGCCATGCCCGAACGGGGAAAACCGTGCGCCTTTCCCGACCCCAGAAGCTCTTTGCCCAGGGTCGCGAATCCCTTGAAGAAGCCTATGCCGGAGACGTGATTGGCCTGAACAATCCGGGGGTTTTTGCGATCGGTGACACCATTTACTGCGGCAAAAAATTAGAGTATGACGGTATTCCCTGTTTCTCACCGGAACTGTTTGCTTACCTCAAAAATCCCAACCCCTCGAAGTTCAAACAATTCCAAAAAGGGGTCACAGAGCTACAGGAAGAAGGGGCCGTGCAAATTATGTACTCAACTAATGAGTTTAAGCGCGAACCGATTCTCGCGGCGGTGGGGCAACTACAGTTTGAAGTGGTGCAACACCGGCTCCAGAGTGAATATGGCGTAGAAAGCACCCTCGAATTGATTCCTTACAGTGTGGCGCGCTGGGTGACCAATGGGTGGGAAGCCCTAGAGAAAGCAGGCAAGATTTTTAATACGATGATCGTTAAGGATCTTTGGGATCGCCCAGTGATTTTGTTTAAAAATGAGTGGAATTTACACCAAATTCAAGGGGATCACCCCCACCTCAAGTTATCGGCGATCGCCCCCATTGGTTCTGCTGCAAAATAG